A single Oryza brachyantha chromosome 8, ObraRS2, whole genome shotgun sequence DNA region contains:
- the LOC102705651 gene encoding DNA polymerase I A, chloroplastic — protein MAVAPPPPSSAPAQQLRRFPPPPWLSSPFRRTRYLSRPAFAGGGRQDYSPSSGMGVSRTGAFKLGLYANLNVKSSIQEWVDETRRIYFLRTTNNVKKNISNGTTPLRVGNLRHDPSEDLRSSNYPSLYDLRERGPSNSIVNRNVDTDLAKHPVIYQSAHAVPAPFSIVNNDMKPLNTPNGSSAEIPWHDSPTVDSSLPKVSKSETTLVVNKANVIPDKKEHKHIVRKVTPNIPDKTSLTSEAINARKVLAAIYDKVLVVDNVESARSVVKLLTTKYRGFIHACDTEVANIDVKEETPVGHGEVICFSIYSGHFDGQADFGNGKTCIWVDVLDGGRDVLMEFAPFFEDPSIKKVWHNYSFDSHIIENCGIKLAGFHADTMHLARLWDSSRRTDGGYSLEGLTNDQRVMDTVLKDLPKTGKMSMKTIFGRKKVRKDGSEGKIISIEPVEKLQREDRELWICYSSLDSMSTLKLYESLKNKLEAKEWIFDGCPRGTMYDFYEEYWRPFGALLVKMETEGMLVDRAYLSEIEKAAVAERKLAANKFRNWASKYCPDAKYMNVNSDTQIRQLFFAGIENRNKLGETWPQSKTFKVPNDENIATEGKKTSKSRTIKLFSIVEDLKIDMFTPSGWPSVSGDALRSLAGKIPTDHIYKIDDDQEFGEDGSNLELTEQDVEDSSPYGTAYEAFGGGKKGREACHAIAALCEICSIDKLISSFIIPLQGDRISCNEGRVHCSLNINTETGRLSARTPNLQNQPALEKDRYKIRQAFVAAPGNTLIVADYGQLELRILAHLTNCKSMLEAFKAGGDFHSRTAMNMYQHIRDAVEEKKVLLEWHPQPGQEKPPVPLLKDAFGAERRKAKMLNFSIAYGKTAVGLSRDWKVSVREARDTLKLWYRDRKEVSAWQKTQKALAFEKCEVYTLLGRSRQFPSMTHAGPGQKGHVERAAINAPVQGSAADVAMCAMLEIERNARLKELGWRLLLQVHDEVILEGPTESAEVAKAIVVDCMSKPFYGTNILKVDLAVDAKYAKSWYAAK, from the exons atggcggtggcgccgccgccgccgtcgtcggcgccggcgcagcaGCTCCGGCGGttcccgccgccaccgtggcTGTCGTCTCCCTTCCGCCGCACCCGCTACCTGTCGCGCCCGGCCTTCGCCGGCGGAGGAAG GCAAGACTATTCTCCTAGTTCAGGCATGGGGGTTAGCAGAACTGGTGCTTTCAAGCTTGGATTGTATGCCAACTTAAATGTAAAAAGTAGCATACAAGAATGGGTGGATGAAACCAGGAGGATATATTTCCTCAGAACCACCAATAACGTCAAAAAGAACATCTCTAATGGCACTACTCCTTTGCGGGTTGGAAATCTACGCCATGACCCCTCAGAAGATCTCAGGAGTTCAAACTATCCTTCCTTGTATGATCTAAGAGAAAGAGGACCATCTAATTCAATTGTAAATAGAAATGTCGATACAGATTTGGCTAAGCATCCTGTGATATATCAGTCAGCCCATGCTGTGCCTGCCCCATTCAGTATTGTCAATAATGATATGAAACCACTGAACACACCTAATGGCTCTAGTGCAGAAATCCCTTGGCACGATTCTCCCACGGTGGATTCTTCTCTGCCTAAAGTTTCCAAGTCAGAGACAACTTTGGTGGTTAATAAAGCTAATGTTATCCCTGACAAAAAGGAGCACAAACACATTGTGAGGAAAGTGACTCCAAATATCCCAGACAAAACGTCCTTGACCAGTGAGGCAATAAATGCACGGAAGGTGCTTGCTGCCATCTATGACAAAGTTTTGGTTGTCGACAATGTTGAGTCAGCTAGGAGTGTTGTTAAGCTGCTTACTACAAAGTACAGAGGCTTTATTCATGCATGTGACACAGAG GTGGCGAATATTGATGTCAAAGAAGAGACACCAGTTGGTCATGGAGAAGTAATATGCTTTAGTATCTATTCAGGACATTTTGATGGACAGGCTGATTTTGGAAATGGCAAAACATGCATATGGGTAGATGTGCTTGATGGTGGAAGGGATGTTCTAATGGAGTTTGCTCCTTTCTTTGAAGATCCATCTATCAAAAAG GTTTGGCATAACTATAGCTTTGATAGCCATATCATTGAAAACTGTGGAATCAAGCTTGCTGGATTTCATGCTGATACAATGCATCTTGCACGCCTATGGGATTCTTCCAGGAGAACTGATGGTGGGTATTCACTTGAAGGACTAACAAATGATCAGAGAGTCATGGACACTGTTCTGAAGGATTTACCTAAAACTGGAAAGATGTCAATGAAAACTATCTTTGGTCGGAAAAAGGTCAGGAAAGATGGATCGGAAGGGAAAATCATATCCATTGAGCCAGTTGAAAAGTTACAAAGGGAGGATAGAGAGTTGTGGATTTGCTATTCTTCACTAGATTCAATGAGTACATTAAAGCTTTATGAAAGCTTGAAAAACAAGCTTGAAGCAAAGGAGTGGATTTTTGATGGTTGCCCTAGAGGAACAATGTACGATTTCTACGAAGAGTATTGGCGTCCCTTTGGTGCCCTTCTTGTAAAGATGGAAACAGAGGGAATGCTTGTTGACCGTGCTTACCTTTCAGAGATTGAGAAAGCTGCTGTTGCTGAACGAAAATTAGCTGCAAACAAGTTTCGGAACTGGGCATCTAAATATTGTCCTGATGCCAAGTACATGAATGTGAATAGTGATACTCAAATTCGGCAACTTTTCTTTGCTGGCATCGAAAATAG AAATAAGCTTGGTGAAACTTGGCCACAAAGTAAAACGTTTAAAGTACCAAATGATGAAAACATAGCTACAGAGGGCAAGAAGACTTCAAAGTCTCGCACGATCAAACTTTTCAGTATTGTGGAAGATCTTAAAATTGATATGTTTACCCCGAGTGGCTGGCCTTCAGTCAGTGGGGACGCATTGAGGAGTTTGGCTGGTAAAATACCCacagatcatatatataagattgATGATGACCAAGAGTTTGGTGAAGATGGGAGCAATTTGGAACTTACGGAGCAGGATGTAGAAGACTCTTCCCCATATGGAACTGCATATGAAGCGTTTGGTGGAGGaaagaagggaagggaagcATGTCATGCCATTGCTGCTCTATGTGAAATCTGCTCTATTGACAAGTTGATATCCAGCTTCATTATTCCATTGCAG GGAGATCGTATATCATGTAATGAAGGGCGCGTTCACTGttctttaaatataaatactgaAACTGGACGTTTGTCAGCACGAACACCAAACTTACAG AATCAACCTGCTCTTGAAAAGGATAGGTATAAGATTCGCCAAGCTTTCGTGGCAGCTCCAGGAAACACACTTATTGTTGCTGATTATGGCCAA CTGGAACTGAGGATCTTAGCACATCTTACTAATTGTAAAAGCATGCTGGAAGCTTTCAAGGCTGGCGGTGACTTTCATTCTAGGACAGCCATGAATATGTACCAGCATATTCGTGATGCtgttgaagaaaagaaagttcTGCTTGAATGGCATCCTCAACCAGGTCAAGAGAAACCCCCAGTGCCATTATTGAAG GATGCTTTTGGTGCTGAGAGGAGGAAAGCTAAAATGCTCAATTTCTCCATTGCATATGGAAAGACTGCTGTTGGGCTATCTCGGGATTGGAAG GTTTCTGTTAGGGAGGCAAGGGATACACTCAAACTTTGGTATAGAGATAGAAAGGAAGTTTCAGCTTGGCAAAAGACACAGAAAGCGCTTGCATTTGAAAAATGTGAAGTTTACACTTTGCTCGGGCGGTCACGCCAGTTTCCTAGCATGACTCATGCAGGTCCTGGTCAAAAAGGTCATGTCGAGCGAGCTGCCATAAATGCACCTGTGCAG GGCAGTGCAGCAGATGTTGCTATGTGTGCAATGCTTGAGATAGAAAGAAATGCTCGCCTCAAGGAGCTTGGTTGGAGACTCCTGTTGCAG GTCCATGATGAAGTGATATTGGAAGGGCCTACAGAATCTGCTGAAGTGGCCAAGGCCATCGTCGTAGATTGCATGTCCAAGCCTTTCTATGGAACCAACATCCTGAAGGTCGACCTAGCTGTCGACGCCAAGTATGCGAAGAGTTGGTATGCTGCCAAATAG
- the LOC102705934 gene encoding phosphopantothenate--cysteine ligase 2 — protein sequence MAADPSAAAGGVSEGEAAAFYRAAPPLRDRGRVAGDIAGFVARYSKSAAGSGGGGLAGVVCVTSGGTTVPLEQRCVRYIDNFSSGQRGAASTEYFLQAGYAVIFIYRRGSKQPYCRFLPEDSFLDLFELGEESDIQVPESHATVVKAAISNYRKAIDEGLLLKLPFTTIFEYLQLLQMVAEAMNCLGRQGMFYLAAAVSDFYVPWESMAKHKIESASGPLNMQLNQVPKMLFILRKQWAPSAFCVSFKLETDPDILLEKAEAALRKYGMNVVVANELANYKDVVVMVTSNGRTTVRRPSKEDDVEEQLIDLLVKMHSEHIVQLNQDHQTCAT from the exons ATGGCCGCGGATCcgagcgccgcggcgggcggagtcTCCGAGGGCGAGGCCGCGGCCTTCtaccgcgccgcgccgccgctccgcgaCCGGGGCCGCGTCGCCGGGGACATCGCCGGCTTCGTCGCCCGCTACTCCAagagcgccgccg GGAGCGGAGGGGGAGGGCTCGCCGGGGTGGTCTGCGTCACCTCCGGCGGCACGACGGTGCCCCTCGAGCAGCGCTGCGTCCGCTACATCGACAATTTCAGCTCCGGCCAGCGAGGTGCCGCGTCCACCGA GTACTTTCTCCAAGCTGGATACGCTGTCATCTTCATCTATCGTCG TGGGAGCAAGCAACCTTACTGTAGATTTCTTCCGGAGGATTCCTTTCTTGATTTATTCGAGCTTGGTGAAGAATCAGATATCCAAG TCCCAGAATCTCATGCCACGGTTGTCAAGGCAGCGATAAGCAATTATCGGAAG GCAATTGATGAAGGCCTATTGTTGAAACTTCCTTTCACCACTATCTTTGAGTACCTTCAG CTATTGCAAATGGTAGCCGAAGCGATGAATTGCTTGGGACGCCAAGGAATGTTTTACCTTGCTGCAGCAGTTTCTGACTTTTATGTTCCATGGGAAAGCATG GCTAAACATAAAATCGAGTCAGCAAGTGGCCCTTTGAACATGCAACTCAATCAAGTTCCAAAGATGCTTTTCATTCTGAGAAAACAATGGGCTCCTTCAGCATTTTGTGTATCCTTCAAG CTTGAGACGGACCCAGATATCCTTCTGGAGAAGGCAGAGGCGGCTTTGAGAAAGTATGGTATGAACGTCGTGGTTGCCAACGAGCTAGCGAACTACAAAGATGTAGTTGTGATGGTCACAAGCAATGGGAGGACAACGGTGCGAAGGCCTAGCAAAGAGGATGACGTCGAAGAACAGTTAATTGATCTCCTGGTAAAGATGCACTCTGAACACATTGTGCAGCTCAATCAAGATCATCAGACATGCGCAACCTGA
- the LOC102706216 gene encoding protein RAE1-like, with the protein MATLGLTPNTNPNKSFEVLPNPGDSVSSLSFSPKSNLLVATSWDNQVRCWEIVGGSSQPKASISHDQPVLCSAWKDDGTTIFSGGCDKQVKMWPLLSGGQAQTVAMHDAPVKEIAWVPQMNLLVSGSWDKTLRYWDTRQSNPVHVQQLPERCYALTVNYPLMIVGTADRNLVVFNLQNPQAEFKRIQSPLKYQTRCLAAFPDQQGFLVGSIEGRVGVHHIDESQQSKNFTFKCHREGNDIFSVNSLNFHPVHHTFATAGSDGAFNFWDKDSKQRLKAFSRCPLPIPCSTFNTDGSIFAYAVCYDWSRGAENHNPATAKTSIYLHSPQESEVKGKPRITTGRK; encoded by the exons ATGGCAACCCTTGGCCTTACTCCAAACACGAATCCAAACAAATCATTCGAG GTACTTCCTAACCCAGGTGACTCTGTATCGAGCCTCAGTTTTAGCCCAAAGAGTAATCTTCTTGTGGCAACTTCCTGGGATAACCAG GTAAGATGCTGGGAGATTGTTGGTGGGAGTAGTCAGCCAAAGGCATCTATATCACATGACCAGCCA GTTCTCTGCTCAGCTTGGAAGGATGATGGAACTACTATATTCTCTGGAGGCTGTGATAAACAGGTAAAGATGTGGCCTCTGTTGTCTGGTGGGCAGGCTCAGACTGTTGCAATGCATGATGCACCTGTCAAGGAGATTGCATGGGTTCCTCAAATGAATCTTCTTGTTTCTGGAAGCTGGGATAAGACCCTAAG GTACTGGGACACAAGGCAATCAAATCCTGTCCATGTTCAGCAACTTCCAGAGCGTTGTTACGCACTTACAGTGAACTATCCCCTTATGATTGTGGGAACCGCTGATCGTAATCTGGTTGTCTTCAACTTGCAGAATCCTCAG GCGGAGTTCAAGCGCATCCAATCACCACTCAAATACCAGACTAGGTGTCTTGCTGCATTCCCAGATCAACAAGGATTTTTG GTGGGCTCCATTGAAGGAAGAGTTGGCGTGCATCATATTGATGAGTCACAGCAAAGCAAAAATTTCACATTCAAATGCCACAGGGAAGGGAATGATATTTTCTCTGTCAATTCACTGAACTTTCACCCA GTTCATCACACGTTTGCAACCGCTGGATCGGATGGTGCATTCAATTTCTGGGATAAGGATAGCAAACAAAGACTGAAG GCTTTTAGTCGGTGCCCTCTTCCCATTCCTTGCAGTACCTTTAACACTGATGGGTCGATATTTGCTTATGCG GTGTGCTATGACTGGAGCCGTGGGGCTGAAAACCACAACCCTGCCACCGCAAAGACATCCATCTACCTTCATAGTCCACAA GAATCTGAGGTTAAAGGGAAGCCAAGAATCACGACAGGAAGGAAATGA
- the LOC102711371 gene encoding transcription factor TGAL10-like codes for MELYPGYLEDHFNIHKLSAPRYMTSAPAAMGIYAERRHQPLAAGVWGEPFIRQDAAGGGGSSSNVAMRAAAALPAATAMVVAPAHPVMTEPKFESQVALPLQHGDEDDAALHDAPPRQSSDSFDQEGSRPRDKIQRRLAQNREAARKSRLRKKAYIQNLETSRMKLAQLEQEITRARQKGVYISSNSPPSLPAPIDSGVATFELKYAHWVEEQNSQTRELRAALQAGASELQLKILVEAGLEHYEELFRAKSEAAKRDVFFVMSGVWRTAAERFFLWIAGFRPSEVIKVLAPQLEAMTEEQVAKVQGLQQKARHLEDALSQGMDKLKQTLADSMLAEAVASTSSGDDNAASPHDPSSADGGGGGYMAQMGSAMGRLNGLVAFVDHADHLRLGTLQNMHRILTPRQAAQGLLALGDYCQRLRALSSLWAARPREPA; via the exons CGCGCCAAGGTACATgacctcggcgccggcggcgatggggaTCTACGCTGAGCGGAGGCACcagcccctcgccgccggcgtgtgGGGGGAGCCGTTCATCAGGcaggacgccgccggcggcggcggcagcagcagcaacgtcgccatgcgcgccgccgcagccttgccggcggcgacggcgatggtcGTCGCGCCGGCGCACCCGGTGATGACCGAGCCCAAGTTCGAGAGCCAG GTGGCTCTGCCTCTGCAGCACGGAGACGAAGACGACGCCGCTCTGCACGACGCGCCGCCGAGGCAGTCGTCGGACAGCTTCGATCAGGAAGGGTCCAGGCCTCGAGACAAG ATCCAGAGGAGGCTCGCGCAGAACAGAGAAGCAGCTCGCAAGAGCCGGCTACGGAAAAAG GCGTACATCCAGAATCTGGAGACGAGCCGGATGAAGCTGGCGCAGCTGGAGCAGGAGATCACCCGAGCCAGGCAGAAG GGCGTGTACATCAGCAGCAACAGCCCACCCAGCCTACCAGCGCCCATTGATTCAG GAGTGGCGACGTTTGAGCTGAAGTACGCGCACTGGGTGGAGGAGCAGAACAGCCAGACGAGGGAGCTGAGGGCGGCGCTGCAGGCGGGCGCGTCGGAGCTGCAGCTGAAGATCCTCGTGGAGGCCGGGCTGGAGCACTACGAGGAGCTGTTCCGGGCGAAGTCGGAGGCGGCGAAGCGCGACGTGTTCTTCGTCATGTCCGGCGTGTGGaggaccgccgccgagcggtTCTTCCTCTGGATCGCCGGGTTCCGCCCCTCCGAGGTGATCAAGGTGCTGGCGCCGCAGCTGGAGGCGATGACGGAGGAGCAGGTGGCCAAGGTGCAGGGGCTGCAGCAGAAGGCGCGCCACCTCGAGGACGCGCTGTCGCAGGGGATGGACAAGCTGAAGCAGACGCTCGCCGACTCGATGCTCGCCGaggccgtcgcctccacctcgtccggcgacgacaacgccgcctcgccgcatgatccctcctccgccgacggcggcggcggcggctacatGGCGCAGATGGGGAGCGCCATGGGCAGGCTCAACGGCCTCGTCGCCTTCGTCGACCAT GCCGACCATCTCCGGCTGGGGACGCTGCAGAACATGCACAGGATCCTGACGCCGAGGCAGGCGGCGCAGGGGCTCCTCGCGCTCGGCGACTACTGCCAGCGCCTCCGCGCGCTCAGCTCTCTCTGggccgcgcgcccgcgcgaGCCGGCGTAA